A region of Pseudomonas saponiphila DNA encodes the following proteins:
- a CDS encoding KpsF/GutQ family sugar-phosphate isomerase translates to MSQSSDLIQSAQRTIRLELQAVEGLLPHIDADFVRACEMILASKGRVVVVGMGKSGHIGNKIAATLASTGTTAFFVHPAEASHGDMGMITRDDVILALSNSGSTNEIVTLLPLIKRLGIQLISLTGNPESPLAKAADVNLNVHVEHEACPLNLAPTSSTTAALVMGDALAVALLEARGFTAEDFAFSHPGGALGRRLLLKVENVMHEGNDLPQVQRGTLLKDALMEMTRKGLGMTVILEADGRLAGIFTDGDLRRTLDRAIDIHHATIDSVMTPHGKTARADMLAAEALKIMEDHKISALVVVDKEDRPIGALNMHDLLRAGVM, encoded by the coding sequence CCGCCTCGAACTTCAGGCCGTAGAAGGCTTGCTGCCCCATATCGACGCAGATTTCGTACGCGCTTGCGAGATGATTCTGGCCAGCAAAGGCCGCGTGGTCGTGGTCGGCATGGGCAAATCCGGGCACATCGGCAACAAGATCGCCGCTACCCTGGCGAGCACCGGAACCACGGCTTTCTTTGTCCACCCAGCTGAAGCCAGCCATGGCGACATGGGCATGATCACTCGCGACGACGTTATCCTGGCCCTCTCCAACTCCGGCTCTACCAACGAAATCGTCACCCTGCTGCCGCTGATCAAGCGCCTGGGCATCCAGCTGATCAGCCTGACCGGCAACCCTGAGTCGCCACTGGCCAAGGCCGCCGACGTCAATCTCAACGTGCATGTCGAGCACGAGGCCTGCCCGCTGAACCTGGCTCCCACCTCCTCGACCACCGCGGCCCTGGTCATGGGCGATGCCCTGGCCGTGGCCCTGCTGGAAGCCCGCGGCTTCACCGCCGAAGACTTCGCGTTCTCCCATCCCGGTGGCGCCCTGGGCCGCCGCCTGCTGCTCAAGGTCGAGAACGTGATGCATGAAGGCAACGATCTGCCGCAGGTGCAACGGGGCACCCTGCTCAAGGATGCGCTCATGGAAATGACCCGCAAGGGCCTGGGCATGACCGTGATTCTGGAGGCCGACGGTCGCCTGGCCGGGATCTTCACCGACGGCGACCTGCGCCGCACCCTGGATCGCGCCATCGATATCCACCACGCCACCATCGATTCGGTCATGACCCCTCATGGCAAGACCGCCCGCGCCGATATGCTGGCCGCCGAAGCCCTGAAGATCATGGAAGACCATAAAATCAGCGCCCTGGTGGTGGTGGACAAGGAAGACCGGCCGATCGGCGCCTTGAACATGCACGACCTGCTGCGCGCGGGAGTGATGTAA